The nucleotide window GGCGGGGGAGTCGTCGGTCAGGTCGACGACGTCGATGTCCTCGTCGTCGTCGGTGTCGTCGTCGCGGTCGGCCGCGGTCTGCGCGTCCTCGGCCAGCACCTCGCTGCCGCGCCACTCGACCAGCCCGGCGAACCGTTCCAGTAGCGGCTCCCAGGACCGTTCCACCACCCCGCCGACCCGGGTCCAGCGGTCCTCGCCCTCGGCGCCGGCGAACGACGCGTCGTCGGCCAGCAGCGCCGCGAACTCCGGCGTCTCCTCGACCAGCCGCAGCAGCACCCCGTCGTCGCACACCTCGGCCACCCGCTGCACCAGGTCGACCAGGTCGGACAGCTCCGACACCGTGTACGGATCCGGGTCGGCCAGCGCCAGCTCGTACGCCCCGTCCAGGTCGAAGACGTAGTCCTCGTCCGGCTCCAGCTCGCCCGGGGCGAGCTGCAGCAGGTCCTTCCACCGCGGGTGGTCGGTGAGGTCGTTCTCCTCGCCGGAGCGCAGGTGCTCGGCCATCTCCTCGACCGTGCCGAAGACCAGCACGTGCTGGCCGGCGCCGAGGAAGGCCTGCCACTCCTCGCCGTCTTCCTCCCACGGCGTGGCCCACAGGGTCACTCCGGTCCGCCCGTCCAGAGTGAGCCGGATCGGTACGACAGAGGCGTCCGTGGCGCTGGTCACCGCGGCAGCCTATCCCTGGTGGGCGATCCGCTCATGACCCGCCGTCCAGGCTCTCCCGCACGTACCGCCGGGCGTGGTGGATGCGGGCCTTCACGGTGCCGACCGGGACGTCGAGCACCCGGGCGATGTCCGCGTACTCCAGGTCGGACAGGTCGCGCAGGACGAACGCCCGGACCAGGTCCGGGTGCTCGCTCTCCAGCCGCTCCAGTGCGTCCAGCAGGTCCAGCCGGGAGCCGGCGATCACGCTGGTCGTCCGCGGGTCGGGCCGCTCCACCGGCCGCTCGGTGGTCCGCTCGGCCGCCCGCCGCTTGAGCGTCCGGTACGTCTGCCGGGCCTGGTTCGCGGTCACCTCGTACAGCCAGGTGGAGAACCGGGATCGGCCCTCGAACGTGCCGATCCGGGTCGCCACCTTGAGCAGCACGTCCTGGGTGGCCTCCTCGGCGTCCTGCCGGTAGGGCAGGAACCGGCCCACCTGGCGCAGCACCCGCGGCTCGATCGCCCGCAGCAGCTC belongs to Mycobacteriales bacterium and includes:
- a CDS encoding RNA polymerase sigma factor, which gives rise to MTETGTADTEQLARRAAGGDRAALDELLRAIEPRVLRQVGRFLPYRQDAEEATQDVLLKVATRIGTFEGRSRFSTWLYEVTANQARQTYRTLKRRAAERTTERPVERPDPRTTSVIAGSRLDLLDALERLESEHPDLVRAFVLRDLSDLEYADIARVLDVPVGTVKARIHHARRYVRESLDGGS